A stretch of the Enterobacteriaceae bacterium ESL0689 genome encodes the following:
- a CDS encoding DUF6396 domain-containing protein, which translates to MRALLLLLCLWLAACDGASAPSVISDKKEVRMDPLNDINARLAFTCVHETIPEPSADSDILFKYARWLQKNNLLKQDEAVDTEVGRLYRIAAENGHYKAMINLQNGGLRGHFHLNREERLRFSQQLIDAKVATGYYFIAIFLQNGVAGLKQDEEMALRYYRKAADEGSADAQAYIAEKFFVAGTAYDVAEQMRRCAAEQGAGESANYLAIGLKDQKRYKESLEAFQLGVAAGNVSSASFLENGFSGVEPTDELYYIGQQKDEERSRRYKAIGDVLSRYSYVHPKVPEINEIVPLPPAPLPAWDGKLKWIEEYDANVEPPKPTDRLIVDLANAKQLNPQTGRPLPSSPDFASNSAPRILCRTGEPCPKSGYWKIAWIPNVGVSKEETRYFREGQIMPTDRVVKVIHRPWPFKAKWLQEDQHVDWKFMGEA; encoded by the coding sequence ATGCGCGCTTTACTTTTGTTATTGTGCCTGTGGCTGGCAGCCTGTGACGGTGCCAGCGCCCCTTCTGTTATTTCAGATAAAAAGGAGGTCCGGATGGACCCGCTGAATGATATCAATGCCCGTCTGGCATTTACCTGTGTTCATGAAACTATCCCGGAACCCTCTGCCGACAGCGATATACTATTTAAATACGCCCGCTGGTTACAGAAAAATAATCTGCTGAAGCAGGATGAAGCTGTAGATACAGAGGTAGGGCGGCTGTATCGCATTGCAGCGGAGAATGGTCACTATAAAGCGATGATTAATTTACAGAATGGTGGGCTGCGTGGTCATTTTCATCTGAACCGTGAGGAGCGTCTGCGCTTCAGCCAGCAGTTAATTGATGCGAAGGTGGCTACCGGCTATTACTTTATCGCTATCTTTCTGCAAAACGGTGTCGCCGGGCTGAAGCAGGATGAAGAGATGGCACTGCGCTACTACCGTAAGGCAGCGGATGAGGGCAGCGCTGATGCACAGGCTTATATTGCGGAAAAATTTTTTGTGGCGGGCACTGCCTATGATGTGGCTGAACAGATGCGCAGATGCGCAGCGGAACAGGGAGCGGGAGAGTCTGCTAACTATCTGGCTATAGGTTTAAAAGATCAAAAGCGCTATAAAGAATCGCTGGAAGCCTTTCAGCTGGGCGTGGCCGCAGGGAATGTGAGTTCTGCCAGCTTTCTGGAAAATGGATTTAGTGGTGTCGAACCAACCGATGAGCTTTATTATATAGGTCAGCAAAAAGATGAAGAACGTTCCCGTCGCTATAAAGCCATTGGTGATGTGTTGTCAAGGTACTCCTACGTCCACCCCAAAGTCCCTGAAATCAATGAAATCGTCCCGCTGCCGCCTGCGCCGCTTCCTGCCTGGGATGGCAAACTGAAATGGATAGAGGAGTACGACGCCAATGTCGAACCCCCAAAACCCACCGACAGATTGATCGTCGACCTGGCCAACGCAAAACAACTGAATCCACAAACCGGCAGGCCGTTACCCAGCTCGCCGGACTTCGCCAGCAACAGTGCCCCCCGCATCCTGTGCCGTACCGGCGAACCCTGCCCGAAAAGCGGCTACTGGAAAATCGCCTGGATACCGAATGTGGGTGTCAGTAAAGAAGAAACGCGCTATTTCCGCGAAGGGCAGATTATGCCCACCGACCGGGTCGTCAAAGTCATCCATCGCCCGTGGCCGTTCAAGGCCAAATGGCTGCAGGAAGACCAGCATGTGGACTGGAAGTTTATGGGCGAAGCATAA
- a CDS encoding phospholipase D-like domain-containing protein, which translates to MLALLGRNDAISGVVKQLKINELTAETFDKAGSIAEKYQSQLDSGGIPDKAVMQEMAAEQGKVIADYKGKVDEIKASKILSEDRPGLKVHICSLVALDSPADNWMPVYIHSKLMIIDDVFTTHGSANINTRSMQVDSEMNIAHARNDVTQALRRRLWKLHTNGIGDQDDAEIAFKKWDDVINQNYSRQYGTVKAPPLAPLIKFDYIKYNITDMD; encoded by the coding sequence ATGCTTGCGCTTCTCGGACGAAATGATGCGATATCCGGGGTGGTTAAACAGCTTAAAATCAATGAACTGACCGCAGAAACCTTCGACAAAGCTGGCAGTATTGCTGAGAAATATCAATCTCAGCTGGATAGCGGAGGGATACCTGATAAAGCGGTTATGCAGGAAATGGCGGCGGAACAGGGCAAGGTTATTGCAGACTATAAAGGGAAAGTGGATGAAATTAAGGCCAGTAAAATTTTGTCGGAGGACCGCCCGGGGCTGAAGGTGCATATCTGCTCGCTGGTGGCGCTGGATTCGCCCGCGGATAACTGGATGCCGGTCTATATTCACTCGAAGCTGATGATCATCGATGATGTTTTTACCACCCACGGTTCGGCGAATATCAACACCCGGAGTATGCAGGTGGACAGTGAAATGAATATTGCTCATGCGCGTAATGATGTAACGCAGGCCTTACGGAGAAGGTTATGGAAGCTGCATACGAACGGGATAGGGGATCAGGATGATGCAGAAATAGCATTTAAGAAATGGGATGATGTTATTAATCAGAATTACAGCAGGCAATACGGAACCGTAAAGGCTCCCCCACTGGCCCCGCTGATAAAATTTGATTACATCAAATATAACATTACGGACATGGACTGA
- a CDS encoding ImcF-related family protein: MDKSDNTGHWSGHFGFIVALLTAIGWGIYRYGDLLGLNTPLAKLYAFLCLCLIILLLRYGGELILFLRNIRREDTTATRSPPAGESWLTSHGAERLSDLKQALHYQYGGGWRRKVSILLLTGRAAEVDALAPGLSTQLWLEDQGTVLVWGGDMDIPPDDAWFSDISKLSRRPADAIVWVTRAFDHMAYLNAPAENSPPSSAEMDSIARRIHTRFDQLGWRLPLYVWSVAGRETRPGRVVQSVGYLLPAQANADDITARLNTLSEALIPQGIQQICIDPHYSWLLDLSIQLSESAEKISEPLSVLLTPYRPLPLAGMMFSPAAPEAVRETKHHWGRDSRWDVLHSSLPELPPALCARRKRVGLWRVSRLVMATGMASWAIWMGISYISNRSQITESGLIAAQAAQTGPSLTARLQALAGLQKTLAQLQYRAEHGVPWYQRAGLSHNEQLLTALWPRYQASAQPLLRDAAAAHLQGQLSAFTALPPDSPLREKQAKSAYDQLKLYLMLTRPAHMNAAWFSKTLLADWPVRDGVERGVWQGIAPSLLSFYGAQLAEHPDWHGMADESLTGQSRALLIRLMGMRNSESGLYQKMLARVANLYSDMRLEDMTGDTDAGRLFSTDEVVPGMFTRQAWEQAVKPAIAGVVKSRRDELDWVLTDSQHSLISLEDISPQALEQRLTERYFADFGNAWLGFLNSLRWKRATTLSDAIDQLTLMADVRQSPLVALMNTLSVQGRTGQSGEAIAASLVKSAKNLLNKERPVIDQQAGEHGPLEETFGPLLALLDRTRSGGEAPVFSSYLTRVTQVRLRLQQVTNAADPQAMTHTLARTVFEGKSVDLTDTRDYGSLLAAGLGQEWSGFGRTVFVAPMEQAWQQVLSPAAESLNVQWQDAVVSEWNAAFGGRYPFADSSSDVSLSLLARYISADNGHISRFLHTRLNGLLHREGNHWVADSINARGLTFNPAFIRAINILSQTAEVAFADGNSGIHFELRPGTAEGVMETELVIDSQRLSYMNQMPEWKRFAWPADSEAPGATLSWISTRAGTRQYANIAGSWGWIRLLDKATVSAWPGVDSSYRLSWHAPDGRSLNYTLRTEAGEGPLALLKLRHFRLPETIFSVTPVADDVETGANEAIQGMY, translated from the coding sequence ATGGATAAATCAGATAACACCGGGCACTGGAGTGGTCACTTTGGTTTTATCGTCGCGCTACTGACAGCTATTGGCTGGGGTATTTATCGCTATGGCGACCTGCTGGGGCTGAACACCCCGCTGGCGAAGCTGTATGCGTTTTTATGCCTGTGTCTTATCATTCTGCTACTCCGTTATGGCGGAGAGCTTATTCTGTTTTTGCGCAATATCCGGCGTGAAGACACGACGGCAACCAGATCTCCGCCAGCCGGTGAATCATGGCTCACTTCTCATGGTGCTGAGAGGTTATCTGATCTGAAGCAGGCACTGCATTACCAGTATGGCGGCGGATGGCGGCGTAAAGTGAGCATCCTGTTGCTGACCGGCCGGGCGGCAGAGGTGGACGCGCTGGCTCCCGGACTCAGTACCCAGCTGTGGCTTGAGGATCAGGGCACCGTACTGGTATGGGGTGGCGATATGGATATCCCCCCGGATGACGCATGGTTCAGTGATATCAGTAAATTATCACGTCGCCCGGCAGACGCCATAGTGTGGGTAACCCGGGCGTTTGATCACATGGCTTACCTGAATGCCCCGGCGGAAAACAGTCCACCGTCGTCGGCGGAGATGGACAGCATTGCCCGGCGTATTCACACCCGCTTTGATCAGCTTGGCTGGCGATTACCACTTTATGTCTGGTCAGTCGCCGGAAGAGAAACCCGGCCAGGACGGGTTGTTCAGTCAGTGGGATACCTGCTGCCTGCGCAGGCAAACGCTGATGATATTACCGCCCGGCTTAACACCCTCAGCGAAGCCCTGATCCCCCAGGGCATACAACAGATATGTATCGATCCCCATTACAGCTGGTTGCTTGATTTAAGCATTCAGTTGTCGGAGAGCGCGGAGAAGATCAGCGAGCCACTGTCGGTGTTGCTGACCCCATACCGCCCGCTACCACTGGCGGGGATGATGTTCAGCCCTGCGGCGCCTGAGGCCGTCAGGGAGACAAAACACCACTGGGGCCGGGATAGCCGCTGGGATGTGCTGCACTCCTCTCTGCCAGAGCTTCCGCCCGCGCTGTGTGCCCGCAGAAAGCGTGTCGGGTTATGGCGCGTTTCGCGCCTCGTGATGGCGACAGGCATGGCCAGCTGGGCGATATGGATGGGAATATCCTACATCAGCAACCGCAGCCAGATAACAGAGAGCGGGCTTATCGCTGCGCAGGCGGCACAGACCGGCCCGTCGCTGACGGCGCGGCTGCAGGCGCTGGCGGGGCTGCAGAAGACGCTGGCGCAGCTGCAGTACCGGGCTGAGCACGGGGTGCCGTGGTATCAGCGTGCCGGGCTGAGTCACAATGAGCAGTTACTGACGGCGCTGTGGCCGCGTTATCAGGCCAGTGCTCAGCCGCTGTTGCGAGATGCGGCGGCGGCGCATCTGCAGGGGCAGCTGAGCGCCTTTACGGCACTACCGCCGGACAGCCCGCTGCGCGAGAAGCAGGCAAAAAGTGCCTATGACCAGCTGAAGCTGTATCTGATGCTGACCCGTCCGGCGCACATGAATGCGGCGTGGTTCAGTAAAACGCTGCTGGCGGACTGGCCGGTACGCGACGGCGTGGAACGTGGTGTCTGGCAGGGAATAGCGCCATCGCTGCTGTCATTTTATGGTGCCCAGCTGGCGGAACATCCTGACTGGCACGGGATGGCGGACGAGTCGCTGACGGGGCAGAGCCGGGCGCTGCTGATACGGCTGATGGGGATGCGTAACAGCGAATCGGGGCTGTATCAGAAGATGCTTGCCAGGGTGGCAAATCTGTACAGTGATATGCGGCTTGAGGATATGACGGGCGATACGGATGCCGGAAGGTTGTTCAGCACGGATGAAGTGGTGCCGGGGATGTTTACCCGCCAGGCGTGGGAGCAGGCGGTGAAGCCAGCGATAGCCGGGGTAGTGAAGAGTCGGCGGGATGAGCTGGACTGGGTACTGACCGACAGTCAGCACTCACTTATCTCCCTGGAAGATATCTCCCCGCAGGCGCTGGAGCAGCGGCTGACTGAGCGTTACTTTGCCGATTTTGGCAATGCGTGGCTGGGTTTCCTCAACAGCCTGCGCTGGAAGCGGGCGACCACCTTATCTGATGCCATCGACCAGCTGACCCTGATGGCTGATGTGCGTCAGTCGCCGCTGGTGGCGCTGATGAACACCCTCAGTGTACAGGGTCGCACCGGGCAGAGCGGTGAGGCGATCGCCGCCTCGCTGGTGAAATCGGCGAAAAATCTGCTCAATAAGGAGCGGCCGGTCATCGACCAGCAGGCGGGTGAGCACGGGCCACTGGAAGAGACCTTTGGTCCTCTGCTGGCGCTGCTGGATCGAACCCGCAGTGGCGGTGAGGCACCGGTATTTTCCTCCTATCTGACGCGAGTGACCCAGGTACGGCTGCGGCTGCAGCAGGTGACCAATGCGGCCGATCCGCAGGCGATGACCCACACCCTGGCGCGCACGGTATTTGAGGGAAAATCGGTGGATCTCACCGATACCCGCGACTATGGCAGTCTGCTGGCGGCCGGTCTGGGTCAGGAGTGGAGCGGATTTGGCCGCACGGTATTTGTCGCGCCGATGGAGCAGGCATGGCAGCAGGTACTGAGCCCGGCGGCAGAAAGTCTGAATGTTCAGTGGCAGGACGCGGTGGTCAGTGAATGGAATGCCGCCTTTGGTGGTCGTTATCCGTTTGCGGACAGCAGCAGTGATGTCTCACTGTCCCTGCTGGCGCGCTATATCAGTGCTGATAACGGGCATATCAGTCGTTTTTTACACACCCGGCTGAACGGACTGCTGCACCGGGAGGGCAACCACTGGGTGGCGGACAGCATCAATGCCCGGGGGCTGACATTTAATCCGGCGTTTATCCGTGCCATCAACATCCTGAGCCAGACAGCGGAGGTGGCCTTTGCTGACGGCAACAGCGGAATACATTTTGAGCTGCGCCCGGGGACGGCGGAAGGGGTGATGGAGACCGAGCTGGTTATCGACAGCCAGCGGCTCAGTTACATGAATCAGATGCCGGAATGGAAGCGTTTCGCCTGGCCAGCCGACAGTGAAGCGCCGGGGGCGACTTTAAGCTGGATAAGCACCCGTGCGGGCACCCGCCAGTATGCGAATATAGCGGGGAGCTGGGGCTGGATACGGCTGCTGGACAAGGCAACGGTCAGTGCGTGGCCGGGGGTGGACAGCAGCTATCGCCTGAGCTGGCATGCCCCGGACGGGCGATCACTGAATTACACCCTGCGCACGGAGGCGGGAGAGGGGCCGCTGGCATTACTGAAGCTGCGGCACTTCCGGCTACCGGAGACGATATTCAGTGTCACCCCGGTGGCGGATGATGTGGAGACCGGGGCGAATGAAGCGATACAGGGAATGTATTAA
- a CDS encoding phospholipase D-like domain-containing protein: MNSEDENIEITVPININETRKGTGTLPWIVNGTKYEPRLASWKPLVNGEEAFREVYLAIEKAQKSVDIICWGFQPSMYFIRDGEHPCIGELLVKIARERDIRVRVLGWKYPLNAAGVADEANLPGRWGIKNRAGQTSTDKQFAYDRKWFQYYETDADTVKNRKEAEKELTDYEKLLCLPDLPYRELKEAMHEYLKDKFRKKYGKPEFIGRGFGPAERVKIMRRASSMAADKELSTATIGMMGLAPTHHQKTVLVDYELPEIAVGFVMGHNMLDEYWDTDAHSSKHRTEDDRLPPDRGAGGNLPRQDISCMVTGPVLEQLHDNFAVAWQGATGWIKSSGEDLLTLRNADEKASRLKIHRECGALVFAQLLRTQAQEKSEATGKEYTDDIERLYLQTVRNATQFIYIENQYFRWPPLAEVILKSAAAQTKGGRDPKEHGSLHLFVVTNVIDEGIGKGTLNTQRMLALLGRNDAISGVVKQLKINELTAETFDKAGSIAEKYQSQLDSGGIPDKAVMQEMAAEQGKVIADYKGKVDEIKASKILSEDRPGLKVHICSLVALDSPADNWMPVYIHSKLMIIDDVFTTHGSANINTRSMQVDSEMNIAHARNDVTQALRRRLWKLHTNGMGDQDDAEEAFKAWDNLLRDNSDNQDNKLSPLAPLIKFNYTNYNITDLD, encoded by the coding sequence ATGAACAGTGAAGATGAAAACATAGAAATTACGGTTCCTATTAACATCAATGAAACCCGGAAGGGAACCGGAACATTACCGTGGATAGTAAACGGGACGAAATATGAGCCTCGTCTTGCCAGCTGGAAACCGCTGGTCAATGGCGAGGAGGCGTTCAGGGAAGTCTATCTGGCGATTGAGAAAGCGCAGAAATCGGTGGACATCATCTGCTGGGGTTTTCAGCCGTCGATGTATTTTATCCGTGACGGCGAACATCCCTGTATCGGGGAACTGCTGGTAAAAATTGCCCGGGAAAGGGATATCAGGGTAAGAGTTCTGGGCTGGAAATATCCGTTAAATGCGGCCGGTGTTGCCGATGAGGCCAATCTTCCCGGCAGGTGGGGAATTAAAAACCGGGCCGGGCAGACCTCCACGGATAAGCAGTTTGCCTATGACCGCAAGTGGTTCCAGTATTATGAGACGGACGCAGATACAGTGAAAAACCGGAAAGAGGCAGAAAAAGAACTGACAGATTATGAGAAGCTGCTTTGTCTCCCGGACCTGCCGTACAGGGAATTAAAAGAGGCAATGCATGAATATCTTAAAGACAAATTCAGGAAAAAATACGGCAAGCCGGAATTTATTGGTCGTGGATTCGGCCCTGCTGAACGGGTAAAAATCATGCGCCGGGCGAGTTCCATGGCGGCAGATAAGGAACTCAGCACAGCCACAATCGGCATGATGGGTTTAGCCCCGACGCACCATCAGAAAACGGTGCTGGTGGATTATGAACTGCCGGAAATCGCGGTGGGTTTTGTGATGGGCCATAACATGCTGGATGAGTACTGGGACACGGATGCGCATTCGTCAAAACACCGCACAGAGGATGACCGTCTGCCGCCAGACAGAGGGGCAGGAGGCAATCTGCCACGCCAGGACATCTCCTGTATGGTGACCGGTCCGGTTCTTGAACAACTGCATGATAATTTTGCTGTTGCCTGGCAGGGTGCGACTGGCTGGATTAAAAGCAGTGGTGAGGATTTGCTGACCCTGCGTAATGCCGATGAGAAGGCGTCACGCCTCAAAATACACCGGGAATGTGGCGCACTGGTGTTTGCCCAGCTGTTACGCACACAGGCGCAGGAAAAGTCAGAGGCGACCGGAAAGGAATACACAGATGATATAGAAAGACTCTATCTGCAGACGGTACGTAACGCCACACAGTTTATCTATATTGAAAACCAGTATTTTCGCTGGCCGCCGCTGGCGGAGGTCATTCTTAAATCGGCGGCGGCGCAGACGAAAGGCGGGCGTGACCCGAAAGAGCACGGCAGCCTGCATCTGTTTGTGGTAACCAATGTTATTGATGAAGGGATTGGTAAAGGGACCCTGAATACCCAGCGAATGCTTGCGCTTCTCGGACGAAATGATGCGATATCCGGGGTGGTTAAACAGCTTAAAATCAATGAACTGACCGCAGAAACCTTCGACAAAGCTGGCAGTATTGCTGAGAAATATCAATCTCAGCTGGATAGCGGAGGGATACCTGATAAAGCGGTTATGCAGGAAATGGCGGCGGAACAGGGCAAGGTTATTGCAGACTATAAAGGGAAAGTGGATGAAATTAAGGCCAGTAAAATTTTGTCGGAGGACCGCCCGGGGCTGAAGGTGCATATCTGCTCGCTGGTGGCGCTGGATTCGCCCGCGGATAACTGGATGCCGGTCTATATTCACTCGAAGCTGATGATCATCGATGATGTTTTTACCACCCACGGTTCGGCGAATATCAACACCCGGAGTATGCAGGTGGACAGTGAAATGAATATTGCTCATGCGCGTAATGATGTAACGCAGGCCTTACGGAGAAGGCTGTGGAAGCTGCATACGAACGGGATGGGGGATCAGGATGATGCGGAAGAGGCGTTTAAAGCCTGGGATAATCTTCTAAGGGACAATAGCGATAACCAAGACAATAAATTATCACCATTAGCCCCGCTGATAAAATTCAATTACACCAATTATAACATTACGGACCTTGACTGA
- a CDS encoding PAAR domain-containing protein, with the protein MKGIIRVGDKTTGGGRVLSGSTKMKFHGIGVARLGDPVNCAIQGHGQTVIVQGHPTFKDHGVPVAFDNYLCGCGCRLISSLPQAMAE; encoded by the coding sequence ATGAAAGGTATTATTCGTGTAGGTGATAAAACCACGGGCGGTGGTCGGGTCTTAAGTGGCTCCACGAAAATGAAGTTTCATGGCATTGGGGTCGCCCGCCTGGGCGACCCGGTGAATTGTGCCATCCAGGGACATGGCCAGACGGTGATTGTCCAGGGTCACCCCACTTTTAAGGATCACGGCGTGCCGGTCGCTTTTGATAATTATCTTTGTGGCTGTGGCTGCCGGTTAATCTCCAGCCTGCCTCAGGCGATGGCGGAATAA
- a CDS encoding DUF6396 domain-containing protein, giving the protein MRTLLLLLCLWLAACDGASAPSVISDKKEVRMDPLNDINARLAFTCVHETIPEPSADSDILFKYARWLQKNNLLKQDEAVDTEVGRLYRIAAENGHYKAMINLQNGGLRGHFHLNREERLRFSQQLIDAKVATGYYFIAIFLQNGIAGLKQDEEMALRYYRKAADEGSANAQAYIGKKLAPIDLAPDVARQMRRCAAEQGEGEAASDLGVNLKNRKRYQEALEAFQLGVAAGAPGSASFLEHGFISTDPTDRLYYLGQQKDEERSRRYKAIGDMLSGYSYAHPKVPEINEIVPLPPAPLPAWDGKLKWVEEYKANIEPPKPSDRLIVDLANAKQLNPQTGRPLPSSPDFASNSAPRILCRTGEPCPKSGYWKIAWIPNVGVSKEETRYFREGQIMPTDRVVKVIHRPWPFKAKWLQEDQHVDWKFMGEA; this is encoded by the coding sequence ATGCGCACCTTACTTTTGTTATTGTGCCTGTGGCTGGCCGCCTGTGACGGTGCCAGCGCCCCTTCTGTTATTTCAGATAAAAAGGAGGTCCGGATGGACCCGCTGAATGATATCAATGCCCGTCTGGCATTTACCTGTGTTCATGAGACTATTCCGGAACCCTCGGCCGACAGCGATATACTGTTTAAATACGCCCGCTGGTTACAGAAAAATAATCTGCTGAAGCAGGATGAAGCTGTAGATACAGAGGTAGGGCGGCTGTATCGCATTGCAGCGGAGAATGGTCACTATAAAGCGATGATTAATTTACAGAATGGTGGGCTGCGTGGTCATTTTCACCTGAACCGTGAGGAGCGTCTGCGCTTCAGCCAGCAGTTAATTGATGCGAAAGTGGCTACCGGCTATTACTTTATCGCTATCTTTCTGCAGAATGGTATTGCCGGACTGAAGCAGGATGAAGAGATGGCACTGCGCTACTACCGTAAGGCAGCAGATGAAGGCAGTGCTAATGCACAAGCTTATATCGGAAAGAAACTGGCCCCCATCGATTTAGCACCGGATGTTGCCCGGCAGATGCGTCGATGTGCTGCTGAACAAGGGGAAGGAGAGGCTGCCAGTGATCTGGGCGTTAATCTTAAAAACCGTAAACGATATCAGGAAGCACTTGAAGCTTTTCAGTTAGGAGTTGCTGCAGGAGCACCTGGTTCTGCCAGTTTTCTGGAACATGGGTTTATTAGCACAGACCCAACAGATCGTCTTTATTATCTGGGTCAGCAAAAAGATGAAGAACGTTCCCGTCGCTATAAAGCCATTGGTGATATGTTGTCAGGGTACTCCTATGCCCACCCCAAAGTCCCGGAAATCAATGAAATCGTCCCGCTGCCGCCTGCGCCGCTCCCGGCCTGGGATGGCAAACTGAAATGGGTAGAGGAATACAAAGCCAATATCGAACCCCCAAAACCCAGCGACAGACTGATCGTCGACCTGGCCAACGCAAAACAACTGAATCCACAAACCGGGCGGCCACTGCCCAGCTCACCGGACTTCGCCAGCAACAGTGCCCCCCGCATCCTGTGCCGCACCGGTGAACCCTGCCCGAAAAGTGGCTACTGGAAAATCGCCTGGATACCGAATGTGGGTGTCAGTAAAGAAGAAACGCGCTATTTCCGCGAAGGGCAGATTATGCCCACCGACCGGGTCGTCAAAGTCATCCATCGCCCGTGGCCGTTCAAGGCCAAATGGCTGCAGGAAGACCAGCATGTGGACTGGAAGTTTATGGGCGAAGCATAA